The following are from one region of the Rattus rattus isolate New Zealand chromosome 13, Rrattus_CSIRO_v1, whole genome shotgun sequence genome:
- the LOC116914352 gene encoding putative protein FAM90A7P, giving the protein MDFSRKGNPSQRVHKMNSKVKTQSNPATPAPTAQRNPGASWKQTIPPVKEEDPRVKCRDCGAFGHIARNRRCPIKRGLFLLVAQLLGAKKEKENTDPCRPKGLQKLSQAARQRCDEQQRNAPFQKFPTELQWRNQQGTLAQPQMSIIPGYRKMSEPPVEMPLGKQTCPEKPALQSLETSCILHSRQKEGQNITVPGVAKPVFAENGRKTATENLLDQKLQDVSHQHPVAVPKRKAIAELFHKESKTQGPSKKMQPRQHPVIHQNRQNTKLSCCAPDEETSQFPTQPSQNPLKKQRIDSTNAPEESHASTGSKSTLDSQSSPIANRLEVKDAAEMSKKIAVQVPSTDQQQLHSRAALVSTRPCIESGQALRMIFTKHSHNFWSSRFLTVPSPLPIEKQTRPFESPAFPEEGEAAGSQVKLSVLYEDLQVSSSSEDSDGE; this is encoded by the exons ATGGATTTCTCACGTAAGG GAAATCCAAGCCAACGGGTccacaaaatgaattcaaaagTGAAGACCCAGAGCAATCCAGCCACTCCAGCTCCAACGGCCCAGAGAAATCCAGGGGCCTCATGGAAACAGACTATTCCACCAGTGAAAGAGGAAGACCCTAGG GTGAAATGCAGAGACTGTGGAGCCTTTGGCCACATTGCAAGAAACAGAAGGTGTCCCATTAAGCGGGGCCTTTTCCTCCTAGTTGCACAGCTTCTGGGAgccaagaaggagaaagagaacacgGATCCTTGCAGGCCTAAGGGTCTACAGAAACTCAGTCAAGCTGCCAGACAGAG GTGTGATGAGCAGCAGAGAAACGCTCCCTTCCAGAAATTTCCAACAGAGCTGCAATGGAGAAACCAGCAGGGCACCTTGGCT CAGCCACAGATGTCAATCATTCCTGGCTACAGGAAGATGTCTGAGCCACCAGTCGAAATGCCTCTTGGGAAGCAGACGTGCCCTGAGAAGCCTGCCCTTCAAAGCTTGGAGACCTCCTGCATCTTGCATTCCAGACAGAAGGAAGGTCAGAACATAACTGTCCCTGGTGTTGCCAAGCCAGTGTTTGCAGAGAATGGCCGAAAAACAGCCACAGAAAACCTACTGGATCAAAAGCTACAGGATGTCTCACATCAACACCCTGTTGCCGTCCCCAAAAGGAAAGCAATTGCTGAACTGTTTCACAAAGAGTCAAAGACCCAGGGTCCCAGTAAGAAAATGCAACCTAGGCAACATCCTGTCATCCACCAAAATAGACAGAACACAAAACTCAGCTGCTGCGCCCCAGATGAGGAAACGTCCCAATTCCCCACACAACCTAGCCAGAATCCCCTGAAGAAACAAAGAATCGACTCTACCAATGCACCAGAGGAGAGCCATGCAAGCACTGGTTCCAAGAGCACCCTGGACAGTCAGTCTTCTCCCATTGCCAACAGACTTGAAGTAAAAGATGCAGCTGAAATGAGCAAGAAAATAGCAGTCCAGGTGCCCAGCACTGACCAACAACAGCTACATAGCAGGGCTGCTCTGGTCTCAACCAGACCCTGTATTGAGTCTGGCCAAGCCCTCAGAATGATCTTTACCAAACACAGCCATAATTTCTGGAGCTCAAGGTTCCTGACAGTGCCCTCACCACTTCCCATTGAGAAGCAAACACGTCCATTCGAGAGCCCTGCCTTCcctgaggaaggagaagcagcaggatCCCAGGTCAAACTGAGTGTCCTCTATGAGGACCTTcaggtctcctcctcctcagaggaCAGTGATGGAGAATAA